The sequence GCCGCCCAACTTCCAGGACTGGCGCGAGGGTGCGACTTCTTTCGAAGCGATCGCCGCCTTCAGGCACGTTCGATACGGGTTCAAGGCGGAGGAGCCGCGCGACCTCCCGTCGCTTCGCGCGACGCCGGATCTGTTCGAGGTGCTGGGCGTCGAGGCGCAAATCGGCAGGACATTCACTTCCGACGAGGCGGTTCCCGGTCACGACAAGGTCGTGCTCCTCAGCGCGGGGATGTGGCGCCGCGACTTCGGTGGGAAAAACGACGTCGTGGGACGCACGATCGAGCTCGATTCCGTCGAACATACCGTGGTCGGAGTGATGGGGGACGACTTCGTCTTCCCTCCGGGGAACGAGATCCAGCTCTGGACCCCGCTCGCCTTCGACCCGAATGACGCTCACGGGCGTTCGCGTCGGGCACGGGCGCTCAGCGTCGTCGGCCGTTTGCGCGGCGGCGTTGGCCTGGCACAGGCCCGGGAAGAGATGTCGACGATCGCCAGCCGACTCGCCGCCGAGTACCCCGATACGAATCAAGGATGGGGTGTCGTCGTCGAGTCCGCCCACGAGCAGCTCGTGTCGGCGGCGAGACCCGCGCTTTTGGTGTTGCTCGGTGCGGTGGGTTTCCTGCTCTTGATCCTCTGCGCGAATATCGCGAACCTGATGTTGGCTCGCCTCACCACGCGCCGGAGGGAGATCGCGCTTCTGGCCGCCCTCGGGGCCGGGCGGTTCGCGCTGTTTCGTCAGGTCCTTTCCGAAAGCTTGCTTCTGACCGCGGTGGGTGCCGGCCTCGGTACGCTCGCGGCGGTTCTCTCCATGCGTGTGGTGCGGAATCTTCCGGTAACCACGATTCCCAGGCTCTCGGAGGTGAAGCTCGACTTCGGCGTGCTGCTGTTCACCGCCTGTGTCTCGATTCTCGTGGCACTCGCTTTCGGACTCTTGCCCGCGCTTCGAGCATCGCGGCCCGAGCTTCGAGAGAGTCTGGGTGAGAACGCGCGCGGCGGGACACAGCGGAGCCGACGGATCCTGGGCCTTCTCGTCGCCGCTGAGGTTGCGCTGGCCCTCGTGCTGCTCGTCGGTGCCGGTCTGACGCTCCGGAGCTTTCGCGAGATGATGCGCGTCGATCCCGGCTTTCGTCCCGAACGGCTTCTCGCCGCGCAGGTTTATCTTCCCCAGGCCAGATACCGAGACACGGAAAGCCGCCTGTCGTTCTTCGCGCGGACGCTCGAGCGGGTTCGCGGGCTGCCGGGCGTGGAGTCGGCGGCGGCGGTGAGCTCTCTTCCGATGCATCCCGTCGGCATCGATTTCGCCCTTCCGTTCACCATCGAGGGAAGAAATCCCGTGCCCGGCGAGGAGCCGCGGGCGGACATTCGCGCCGCAACCGAGGATTATTTCGAGACGATGAAGATCCCGCTCCTGTCCGGGCGGCTCATCGATGAGCGGGATCACCAGGACGCTCCGCACGTGGTCGTGATCAACGAGACCCTCGCACGCCGCTATTTCGCCGGTGAAGATCCGATGCGAAAGATCATCGACAATCCTCATGGCAAGAGCGAGGTCGTCGGGGTAGTCGCCGACGTCCATCACTACGGTCTCGATGCCGAGCCGAGGCCGGAGCTCTACCTTCCGTTCGATCAGAACGTGTTCAGCGGCATGTCGATCGTGTTGCGGACCGGCCGGCCACCGGAGGAGATCGCTCGCGATCTCCGGGAGACGATCTGGCAGATCGATGGGGATCAGGCGATCTACGACATGAGCACGATGGAGGAAGCCATCGATCGATGGGTGTTCCTGCCTCGGCTCAGCACGACGCTCCTGGCGGCGTTCGCGGGCGCCGCGTTGCTGCTCGCATCGGTTGGCATCTACGGCGTCATCGCTTACTCCGTTTCTCAACGCACGACGGAGATGGGCCTCCGCATGGCGTTGGGTGCGGGTGCGACCGATTTGATTGGACTCGTGGTGCGGAATAGCATGACGTTCGTCGGTGCGGGTATGTTCGTCGGGCTGGTCGCTTCGCTCCTGCTCGCGAGGCTCCTTTCGGGCCAGCTCTTCGCGGTCAGCTCTCTCGACCCCTTCGTTTACTTCGGCGTCTCGCTGCTTCTCCTGCTCGCCGCGCTCGCGGCGAGTTATGTTCCCGCGCGCAGGGCGACGCGGGTCGATCCCATCGAGGCCCTGCGCGTGGAGTGAGCAGCCGTCTTCCCTGGGCCGCTGCCGTGGCGCTGGCGGTTACCGCCTACGCGGTTTCGCTGGGTGGTTTCTATATCCCCCACATCGGGGACGAGGCTCCCTACATCGAGATTACGCGACTGACCGCCGAGAGCGGACGATGGCTTCCGCTGAGGACCCCACCGGGGCTCGAGAACACCAAGCCACCGCTCCTCTTCTGGCTCGGGATCGCTTCCAGCAACTGGGGCCGTGACTGGACTCTCCTGAGGCTCCGTTTTCCCATCGTCATCGTGACCTTCCTCACCGCTCTCATCGTGGGCTGGCTCACCTTGCGCCTGCGCAGCGAGCCGAAGCACGCGGTCATCAGTGCCCTTACGTTCCTGGGCTTTTATTCCAGCTTTCAATACGGCCGTCCCTTTCTCACGAACCTTCCCGAGACCCTGGGCGCGTTCTCGAGCTTCGCCCTGGTTGCTTTCCGGGGAGACCGAGAAAGCGTCTTGCCCTGGATCTCCTCGGGGCTCGCCCTCGCGATGGCCTGCCTCTTCAAATCATTCGCCCTCGTGGCCCCGGTCGGGCTCGCCCTCGCCGTCTGCCTTTTGATGGAAGGTCGCTTGCGTCACGACTTCGGGCGACTCCTGTTGGTCGTGGGGATCGGACTCGGAGGCTTTGCGCTGTGGCCCCTCCTGGACCCGGATCCCGCGGCGGTCGTGAATCACTTCGTCGTCGGGGAGAACCTCCAGAAACTCTCGTCCGGCGACTACTGGACGGGTCTATTCCAGGGACCATACGCTCTCCACCTGTTTTGGCTCGGTCCGTTCGCCAACGCCGGGCTTTTCGCCTTGCCGGTGGCGGCAATGCTGTTCGACTGTTTTCGGAATCGGGCTCGAATTTCCTTCGAGGAGCGAGCTTTGCTCGTCTTCTTTCTCGCGTTTCTATCCGTCTACACCATTCCCGGCCAGCGGCAGGGAAACTATCTGATTCCCACGACTCCCGCCCTGGCGATTCTCGTCGGCAGGCGATGGCTAAATTTTCCACTGAATTGGTATCGATGGTTCAGTCTTCCCGGCCTCGCATTGGCCGCCTTTTTGCTTCCACTGGTGCTCGCCATTGACCGCGACCTGCTTCCCGAAGAAGGAGGCTATGGCTTCTGGCATATCGCGTTTCTCGTGCTTCTGGTCGCGCTGTGGGCGGCCAGCTTCCTGATGCCGGCGCTCGCGCGTCAGGGATTCCATGCTCTCGTGTTTCTCACGTTCGTTTCCATCGCCGTGGGCCTCGCGCCGTTCGAAGGACCCAGGGGCCGATTCGATCCGGCTCGGGTGCAGCTGATGAAACGCCGCACCGTCTTCGTCCCGTCCGAGTTCGTTTCTCGGCACGAACGACACCGGTTTCTTCTTCCCGGCGCCCGGGTCAGGGGCTACGATCCTGCCGACGCCGACGCGGTGAGCCGACTCCTGGAACGAGGTCGGCTCGTGGTCGTGCATCGGCCGGTGGGCACGGAGGTCGAGGGACCGTATC comes from Vicinamibacteria bacterium and encodes:
- a CDS encoding ABC transporter permease, whose product is LATLILGVGANTAIFSLVKAVVLNPLPYEAPEEIVVLWERKPEGGTDFVSPPNFQDWREGATSFEAIAAFRHVRYGFKAEEPRDLPSLRATPDLFEVLGVEAQIGRTFTSDEAVPGHDKVVLLSAGMWRRDFGGKNDVVGRTIELDSVEHTVVGVMGDDFVFPPGNEIQLWTPLAFDPNDAHGRSRRARALSVVGRLRGGVGLAQAREEMSTIASRLAAEYPDTNQGWGVVVESAHEQLVSAARPALLVLLGAVGFLLLILCANIANLMLARLTTRRREIALLAALGAGRFALFRQVLSESLLLTAVGAGLGTLAAVLSMRVVRNLPVTTIPRLSEVKLDFGVLLFTACVSILVALAFGLLPALRASRPELRESLGENARGGTQRSRRILGLLVAAEVALALVLLVGAGLTLRSFREMMRVDPGFRPERLLAAQVYLPQARYRDTESRLSFFARTLERVRGLPGVESAAAVSSLPMHPVGIDFALPFTIEGRNPVPGEEPRADIRAATEDYFETMKIPLLSGRLIDERDHQDAPHVVVINETLARRYFAGEDPMRKIIDNPHGKSEVVGVVADVHHYGLDAEPRPELYLPFDQNVFSGMSIVLRTGRPPEEIARDLRETIWQIDGDQAIYDMSTMEEAIDRWVFLPRLSTTLLAAFAGAALLLASVGIYGVIAYSVSQRTTEMGLRMALGAGATDLIGLVVRNSMTFVGAGMFVGLVASLLLARLLSGQLFAVSSLDPFVYFGVSLLLLLAALAASYVPARRATRVDPIEALRVE